In the genome of Actinomadura graeca, one region contains:
- a CDS encoding NAD(P)H-binding protein, translating into MRIVIAGGHGKVALRLTRLLAGRGDAVVGIVRNPGHVGDVRQAGGEAVVLDLERATVEEVAAALAGAEAAVFAAGSGDGADAARKDAVNRAAPVLLMDAAEQAGVRRFLHVSSINVGCADNPDIGEGYATYLRAKRAAEREIMTRDGLDWTLLRPGVLTDDPGTGTVLLTVGQTVGSAVPRFDPVPRDDVAAVLAALLDRPYTAGRAYVLVGGRTPIDQALTA; encoded by the coding sequence ATGAGGATCGTCATCGCGGGCGGCCATGGCAAGGTCGCACTCCGGCTGACCCGGCTTCTGGCCGGACGCGGCGACGCCGTTGTGGGCATCGTGCGCAATCCCGGCCATGTCGGCGATGTCAGGCAGGCGGGCGGTGAGGCCGTGGTGCTCGACCTTGAGCGTGCCACCGTCGAGGAGGTGGCCGCCGCCCTCGCCGGTGCCGAAGCCGCCGTCTTCGCGGCTGGGTCGGGCGACGGCGCTGACGCGGCACGTAAGGACGCCGTGAACCGGGCCGCCCCCGTGTTGCTCATGGACGCGGCGGAACAGGCTGGTGTGCGACGGTTCCTGCACGTCAGCTCCATCAATGTGGGCTGTGCCGACAATCCCGACATCGGCGAGGGGTACGCCACCTATCTGCGGGCCAAGCGCGCCGCCGAACGGGAGATCATGACCCGTGACGGGCTCGACTGGACGTTGCTGAGACCCGGCGTGCTCACCGACGACCCCGGGACCGGCACCGTCCTGCTCACCGTCGGGCAAACGGTCGGCAGTGCGGTCCCCAGGTTCGACCCGGTTCCGAGGGACGACGTGGCCGCCGTGCTCGCCGCGCTCCTCGACCGGCCCTACACCGCCGGACGCGCCTACGTTCTGGTCGGCGGACGGACCCCGATCGACCAGGCCCTGACCGCCTAA
- a CDS encoding TraR/DksA family transcriptional regulator produces the protein MATAKERLIADRASTLELLASLSGDWDGVVEASAQANADDEHDPEGATIAFERAQVETSLVRARARLADIEAALLRLSEGTYGTCEQCGGQVGAERLAARPSTRTCFACANT, from the coding sequence ATGGCGACCGCAAAGGAACGCCTGATCGCTGACCGTGCCAGCACGCTGGAGCTTCTGGCGTCCTTGAGCGGGGACTGGGACGGTGTCGTTGAGGCTTCGGCTCAGGCCAATGCGGACGACGAGCACGACCCGGAAGGCGCCACCATCGCATTTGAACGCGCCCAGGTCGAGACATCGTTGGTCCGGGCCCGCGCACGCCTGGCCGACATAGAGGCCGCGCTACTCCGGCTCAGTGAGGGCACCTACGGAACCTGCGAACAGTGCGGCGGCCAGGTCGGGGCGGAACGCCTGGCCGCCCGGCCGTCCACCCGTACCTGCTTCGCCTGCGCGAACACCTGA
- a CDS encoding MerR family transcriptional regulator, producing MGRAAEILGVTPGFLRGLDVAKLFVPQRSPGGHRRYSRYQLRLAQRARDLVDQGTALEAACRIIILEDQLAEAQRINTQLQQRISQDTERD from the coding sequence ATGGGCCGTGCCGCCGAAATCCTCGGCGTCACCCCGGGGTTCCTGCGCGGCCTGGACGTCGCCAAGCTGTTCGTCCCGCAACGCTCGCCCGGCGGTCACCGCCGCTACTCCCGGTACCAGCTGCGCTTGGCCCAACGCGCCCGCGACCTTGTCGACCAGGGCACCGCTCTGGAGGCGGCCTGCCGGATCATCATCCTGGAAGACCAGCTCGCCGAAGCCCAGCGCATCAACACCCAGCTCCAACAGCGCATCAGCCAGGACACCGAACGGGACTGA
- a CDS encoding DUF899 domain-containing protein, with protein MTEQTTNALPPVVDRQTWQAALDDLRLREKAATRELDAIAAQRRRLPMVELPDYTLIGPDGPIRLVDVFDGRSQLIVYNHMWSDGAEWQCGGCTGLTSQYVRLGFLDNYDARFVIVTNGPLEEALAYKAKVGNTMDWYSSSESPFGADVGAPPGAGFAVNVFLRNGDKVYRTWHTDGRGTEQLSYTFALIDVLPWGRQEEWQDSPDGWPKSPTYSKWLDSPDVARLYGPDGDAT; from the coding sequence GTGACCGAGCAGACCACCAACGCCCTACCCCCGGTCGTCGACCGGCAGACCTGGCAGGCCGCGCTCGACGACCTGCGTCTGCGGGAGAAGGCCGCCACCCGTGAACTCGACGCCATCGCTGCGCAGCGCCGCAGGCTGCCGATGGTCGAGCTCCCGGACTACACACTCATCGGTCCGGACGGCCCGATCCGGCTGGTCGACGTCTTCGACGGGCGCTCCCAGCTCATCGTCTACAACCACATGTGGTCCGACGGCGCGGAGTGGCAGTGCGGCGGCTGTACGGGACTGACGTCGCAGTACGTCCGGCTGGGCTTCCTCGACAACTACGATGCCCGGTTCGTCATCGTCACCAACGGGCCCCTCGAAGAAGCACTGGCCTACAAAGCCAAGGTCGGCAACACGATGGACTGGTACTCGTCGTCGGAAAGCCCGTTCGGTGCTGACGTGGGCGCGCCCCCCGGCGCGGGCTTCGCGGTGAACGTGTTCCTGCGCAACGGCGACAAGGTCTACCGGACCTGGCACACCGACGGCCGCGGTACCGAACAGCTCAGCTACACCTTCGCGTTGATCGACGTCCTGCCGTGGGGCCGCCAAGAGGAATGGCAGGACTCACCTGACGGTTGGCCGAAGTCGCCTACTTATTCCAAGTGGCTCGACTCTCCCGATGTCGCCCGGCTCTACGGCCCGGACGGAGACGCAACGTAG
- a CDS encoding GDSL-type esterase/lipase family protein, translated as MMRRVGRERPWSRGLAIALIAVLAVLGAPAAPPARAVINGEAALASWGQVEVLLDGNYRCTGTLIAPNWVLTAAHCVPATGTISVRVGGRVRGLGAHMDVRRNVPHPNTDVTLLQLDTAVGWNAGIAYDDTRRPPIYQQVEIHGFGPTEPGGVPALELRTARLEVELNRAVPPMRDWGPDGALLQMQGVRGTPLQGDSGAGVIRNGRLQGVYVGLHGPQQFAVALQAIQGWIYQQTGVRPADTTERIDDLGVMPLGDVRIQGLGSSHGSGFRDELRRRTINEVHSFDFVGSQRSGQTPDPDHEGHPGATISEIARRADTAVPQYKPNVVLLNAGTTDMERGGIAGTAAELGSLIDQILEDAPKATVLVSTLAPARVEAVQERITSFNKQIPSVVAQRARAGKHVGLVDMREITTDDLTGDGLNLNDRGYTKMAEAFDSAIEMASAQNWIVGPRNEQRYAYRAMPLGSSTTYGEKSSDGNGYRDVLDQGLQDLAERNGGETGEGGTKAKLMNDTDDTPQVDMVGSVRAGRMADRDNEGWRGRKIHEIADKASCSVKLYKPNIITLIAGGNDVNQNYQMDGAIGRLESLIRQISKDADNTLVLVAGVQPYPDPAWDARGKSFNAKIPGLVEKLGDEGVNVMWVDTGLQLSDIGPDGNHPTDQGYDKIGAAFVKAANEANGQGRLVDPVYQKSEEVSDACGITDDGTGTDDKSSKLGPHWEDRGVIQAKQFPSSDKFWLVDINQDRKAEFVAVDKNQNFRFWWNGGPSGKAWVPFVEGQNSYKPRTGAVGNQLRFGDLDGDGFPDCMVVDLKGTVDLHTWKADNPSGSRMCMEPRDNTHVYSNGSAGERLNIDPNTKIRFADVTGGGRDDYLLIKPDGSTTAWYNRGFATERQLNFLDWTPPQQISGALQNPREIRYADINGDKRADRILITLKGGARAWINEGPRGSGGTYRDIGKIADDGDLPPKDIQFADLDGDGKADFVRIGWTGVTHAWLNKLPANYFDTFHP; from the coding sequence ATGATGAGACGGGTCGGCCGCGAGAGACCGTGGTCGCGCGGCCTGGCCATAGCGCTGATCGCGGTGCTGGCCGTCCTGGGCGCCCCGGCCGCGCCGCCCGCACGCGCCGTCATCAACGGTGAAGCGGCCTTGGCCTCCTGGGGGCAGGTCGAGGTGCTGCTGGATGGAAACTACAGATGCACCGGAACGCTCATCGCGCCGAACTGGGTCCTCACAGCAGCGCACTGCGTGCCCGCCACAGGGACCATTTCGGTTCGGGTCGGCGGCAGAGTCCGTGGCCTCGGAGCGCACATGGACGTGAGACGCAATGTGCCGCATCCCAACACCGATGTCACCCTGCTTCAGCTCGACACTGCGGTGGGTTGGAACGCGGGCATTGCCTACGACGACACCCGCAGGCCGCCGATCTATCAGCAGGTCGAGATCCACGGCTTCGGACCGACCGAGCCCGGCGGTGTGCCGGCGTTGGAGCTCAGAACCGCCAGGCTCGAAGTGGAGCTGAACCGCGCTGTGCCGCCCATGCGCGATTGGGGCCCCGACGGGGCGCTGCTGCAGATGCAAGGGGTCCGTGGCACCCCCCTCCAAGGTGACTCCGGCGCCGGTGTGATCCGTAACGGCAGGCTCCAAGGGGTTTACGTCGGCCTCCATGGCCCGCAGCAGTTCGCGGTAGCGCTGCAGGCCATTCAGGGATGGATCTACCAGCAGACGGGGGTGCGGCCGGCGGACACCACCGAACGGATAGATGATCTGGGGGTCATGCCCCTGGGCGACGTCCGCATCCAGGGCCTCGGCAGCTCGCATGGATCCGGCTTCCGCGACGAACTGCGCCGCAGGACGATCAACGAGGTCCACAGCTTCGACTTCGTCGGCTCGCAGCGGTCCGGGCAGACGCCCGACCCCGACCACGAGGGCCATCCCGGCGCGACGATCAGCGAGATCGCGCGCAGGGCCGATACCGCGGTCCCGCAGTACAAGCCCAATGTCGTCCTTCTCAACGCCGGGACCACCGACATGGAACGCGGCGGGATCGCCGGCACCGCCGCCGAGCTGGGGTCGTTGATCGACCAGATTCTTGAGGACGCCCCCAAGGCCACGGTGCTGGTGTCCACGCTGGCGCCCGCACGGGTCGAGGCCGTCCAAGAAAGGATCACTTCCTTCAACAAGCAGATCCCAAGCGTGGTCGCGCAGCGGGCGAGAGCCGGCAAGCACGTCGGCCTGGTCGACATGCGCGAGATCACGACCGACGATCTGACCGGCGACGGCCTGAACCTCAATGACCGCGGGTACACCAAGATGGCCGAGGCGTTCGACTCCGCCATCGAAATGGCATCGGCCCAGAACTGGATCGTCGGCCCCCGTAACGAGCAGCGGTACGCCTACCGCGCCATGCCGCTGGGGTCATCGACCACCTATGGCGAGAAAAGCTCGGACGGAAACGGCTACCGAGACGTCCTCGACCAGGGTTTGCAAGACCTGGCCGAACGCAACGGCGGGGAGACCGGCGAGGGGGGCACCAAGGCCAAGCTCATGAACGACACCGACGACACCCCCCAGGTGGACATGGTGGGCTCGGTCCGGGCCGGCCGGATGGCGGACAGGGACAACGAAGGCTGGCGGGGACGCAAGATCCATGAGATCGCCGACAAGGCCAGCTGCTCCGTCAAGCTCTACAAACCCAACATCATCACACTCATCGCGGGCGGGAACGACGTCAACCAGAACTATCAAATGGACGGCGCGATCGGACGGCTGGAATCGCTGATCAGGCAGATCAGCAAAGACGCCGATAACACCCTCGTGCTGGTGGCCGGAGTACAGCCCTACCCCGACCCGGCCTGGGACGCGCGGGGCAAGTCCTTCAACGCCAAGATCCCCGGCCTGGTGGAAAAGCTCGGGGACGAGGGTGTGAACGTCATGTGGGTCGACACCGGACTGCAGCTGTCCGACATCGGCCCGGACGGCAACCATCCCACCGACCAGGGCTACGACAAGATCGGCGCGGCGTTCGTCAAGGCGGCCAACGAGGCGAATGGGCAGGGACGGCTCGTCGATCCTGTTTACCAGAAATCCGAAGAGGTGTCCGACGCCTGCGGCATAACCGACGATGGCACAGGCACCGATGACAAGAGCTCCAAACTGGGCCCGCACTGGGAGGACCGCGGGGTCATCCAGGCCAAACAGTTCCCCTCCAGCGACAAGTTCTGGCTGGTCGACATCAACCAGGACCGCAAGGCCGAGTTCGTCGCGGTCGACAAGAACCAGAACTTCCGGTTCTGGTGGAACGGCGGCCCGTCCGGTAAGGCCTGGGTCCCCTTTGTCGAAGGCCAGAACTCCTACAAGCCCCGGACCGGGGCGGTCGGCAATCAGTTGCGGTTCGGTGACCTCGACGGCGACGGCTTTCCCGACTGCATGGTCGTCGACCTCAAAGGCACCGTGGACCTGCACACGTGGAAGGCCGACAACCCGTCCGGCTCACGCATGTGCATGGAACCCCGCGACAACACCCACGTCTACTCCAACGGTTCCGCGGGAGAGCGGCTGAACATCGACCCGAACACCAAGATCCGGTTCGCCGACGTCACCGGCGGAGGCCGCGACGACTATCTGCTGATCAAGCCGGACGGCTCGACGACCGCCTGGTACAACCGGGGTTTCGCCACCGAGCGGCAACTGAACTTCCTGGACTGGACCCCTCCCCAGCAGATCAGCGGCGCTCTGCAAAACCCCAGAGAGATCAGGTACGCCGACATCAACGGTGACAAGCGCGCCGACCGGATCCTCATCACCCTCAAGGGCGGCGCCAGGGCCTGGATCAACGAAGGGCCCAGAGGCTCGGGCGGCACCTACCGCGACATCGGCAAGATCGCCGATGACGGCGACCTGCCGCCCAAGGACATCCAGTTCGCCGACCTCGACGGAGACGGCAAGGCCGACTTCGTGCGCATCGGCTGGACCGGAGTCACCCACGCCTGGCTCAACAAACTCCCGGCCAACTACTTCGACACCTTCCACCCATAG
- a CDS encoding pentapeptide repeat-containing protein, whose product MDEIAPGLTRDHLHPFADLARVNLKTADLTDVNLHGVNLTQADLSYANLRGVDLTRTDLSRANLAGANLRDTRLVGANLKGAQLRDADLTAADLTGVHLTDLDDGSLRSAELSNTYRSRSSNRANLSRANLTDTNLNGAILTCANLYGAILVRASLILADLSDTNLTEADLTGADLTDTNLTSATLETDATLEGVRWNSGTLWPFNMAESMRVRSDERAPEVWVVRAAIAPDGVR is encoded by the coding sequence GTGGATGAGATCGCGCCCGGCCTCACCCGGGACCACCTCCACCCCTTCGCGGACCTGGCCCGCGTGAACCTGAAGACTGCGGACCTGACCGACGTGAACCTGCATGGCGTTAACCTGACCCAGGCGGACCTCAGCTATGCGAACCTGCGTGGAGTAGACCTCACGCGCACGGACCTGAGCCGCGCGAATCTGGCTGGCGCGAATCTGAGAGACACGCGCCTGGTCGGCGCGAACCTGAAAGGCGCGCAACTGCGCGATGCCGATCTGACCGCCGCAGACCTGACCGGCGTGCACTTGACCGACCTGGACGATGGGTCCTTGCGCTCAGCCGAGCTGTCCAACACGTATCGGAGCCGAAGCTCGAACCGCGCGAACCTGAGCCGCGCGAACTTGACCGACACGAATCTGAACGGCGCGATCCTGACCTGCGCAAACCTCTACGGCGCGATCTTGGTTCGTGCCAGCCTGATCCTCGCGGACCTGAGTGACACGAACTTGACCGAGGCGGATCTGACCGGCGCGGATCTGACCGACACGAACCTGACCAGCGCGACGCTGGAAACCGATGCGACCCTGGAGGGAGTCCGATGGAATTCCGGGACGCTATGGCCGTTCAACATGGCCGAGTCGATGCGGGTCCGGTCGGATGAGAGAGCGCCAGAGGTGTGGGTGGTCAGAGCCGCCATCGCACCCGATGGGGTCAGGTAA
- a CDS encoding CHAP domain-containing protein, producing MGTVTGMLAEARKSLGMSGRPNKITREYASRHGDEFLRASWCDMAVTYWARHSGNAGAVLLSGDRAYTVWHAEDFQRAGRWRKGSAAEVDRARPGDIVFFDWGASNSVDAIDHVGVVEKALGGGRLQTIEANTGDACRRRVRAANVIAGYGRPAYSEEDDMPLSSDDLKKIRDIVWNTDTAPAPAGSAEGNPTWRHINVLRDTYSSVQEIKAAVAQIAVRSPGVDETELARLVLAGLKPDSIAAAIPDEFAEQVASALGNRARG from the coding sequence ATGGGGACGGTGACGGGAATGCTGGCCGAGGCCCGCAAGTCCCTCGGGATGTCGGGACGGCCGAACAAGATCACGCGGGAGTACGCGTCCCGGCATGGGGACGAGTTCCTGCGCGCCTCGTGGTGTGACATGGCCGTCACCTACTGGGCACGGCACAGCGGCAACGCGGGTGCGGTCCTGCTGAGCGGTGACCGCGCCTACACCGTGTGGCACGCGGAGGACTTCCAGAGGGCCGGGCGCTGGCGCAAGGGCAGCGCGGCCGAGGTCGACCGTGCCAGGCCCGGCGACATCGTGTTCTTCGACTGGGGTGCGAGCAACTCGGTCGACGCCATCGACCACGTGGGCGTGGTCGAGAAGGCGCTCGGCGGGGGGCGGCTCCAGACGATCGAGGCGAACACCGGGGACGCGTGCCGGCGCAGGGTGCGCGCGGCGAATGTGATCGCGGGCTATGGACGGCCCGCCTACAGCGAGGAGGACGACATGCCCCTGTCCAGCGACGACCTGAAGAAGATCCGCGACATCGTCTGGAACACCGACACCGCGCCGGCCCCGGCCGGGTCCGCGGAGGGCAATCCGACGTGGCGGCACATCAACGTGCTGCGCGATACCTATTCGAGCGTGCAGGAGATCAAGGCCGCCGTCGCCCAGATCGCGGTGCGGTCGCCCGGCGTGGACGAGACGGAGCTCGCGCGGCTCGTCCTGGCGGGACTCAAGCCGGACTCGATCGCGGCGGCGATCCCGGACGAGTTCGCCGAGCAGGTCGCCAGCGCGCTCGGGAACCGCGCGCGCGGGTAG
- a CDS encoding cytochrome P450, which yields MHEEIFLPATYATGVPYDAFRRLRAESPVAWVPEPAVGPWPPGTGYWAVFSHADVKHVLRSPGLFSSHLGATQIRDPDTPEDLAFVRAMMLNQDPPSHSRLRRIVASAFTPRAVRALEEAIESRARTLIAAALGEPADFVELAADLPVWTLAHIMGVPDGDRRLLYDWASRVIGYQDDEYADLSTATPLSPMAREAMTHKPTSAVHPDGRPVNPRSRAALADMFAYAHALAATKKKTPSGDIMSRMLEGGLTGDEFENMFFLFAVAGNETLRNGIPGGLHTLLDHPSELARLRAEPSLLPSAVEEMLRFWPPVMDFRRTATTDLELSGRTIRAGQKVVVYHASANRDETVFPDPDRFDITRTPNDHVSFGFGPHFCLGAHLARTQMRAVFRELLPHDIERTGPPVRLASNFQNGLKHLPVRLT from the coding sequence ATGCACGAGGAGATCTTCCTGCCCGCCACCTACGCCACCGGGGTCCCCTACGACGCGTTCCGGAGACTGCGCGCCGAATCACCCGTCGCATGGGTTCCCGAACCCGCCGTCGGCCCCTGGCCCCCAGGCACGGGCTACTGGGCGGTCTTCTCCCACGCCGACGTCAAGCACGTCCTGCGCTCCCCCGGCCTGTTCTCCTCCCACCTCGGCGCCACCCAGATCCGCGACCCCGACACCCCCGAGGACCTCGCCTTCGTCCGCGCGATGATGCTCAACCAGGACCCGCCGTCCCACTCGCGGCTCCGCCGCATCGTCGCCTCCGCCTTCACCCCCCGCGCCGTCCGCGCCCTGGAAGAGGCCATCGAGAGCCGGGCCCGCACCCTGATCGCGGCCGCCCTCGGCGAGCCGGCCGACTTCGTCGAACTCGCCGCCGACCTCCCCGTCTGGACGCTCGCCCACATCATGGGCGTCCCCGACGGCGACCGCCGCCTGCTGTACGACTGGGCGTCCCGCGTCATCGGCTACCAGGACGACGAGTACGCGGACCTCTCCACGGCCACGCCCCTGAGCCCGATGGCCCGCGAGGCGATGACGCACAAACCGACATCGGCCGTCCACCCCGACGGCCGTCCGGTCAACCCCCGCTCCCGCGCCGCGCTGGCGGACATGTTCGCCTACGCCCACGCCCTCGCCGCCACCAAGAAGAAGACCCCCTCCGGCGACATCATGTCCCGCATGCTCGAAGGCGGCCTCACCGGCGACGAGTTCGAGAACATGTTCTTCCTCTTCGCCGTGGCCGGGAACGAGACCCTCCGCAACGGCATCCCCGGCGGCCTGCACACCCTCCTCGACCACCCGTCCGAACTGGCCCGGCTCCGTGCCGAACCGTCCCTCCTCCCGTCCGCGGTCGAGGAGATGCTCCGCTTCTGGCCCCCGGTAATGGATTTCCGCCGGACCGCCACCACCGACCTCGAACTCTCCGGACGGACGATCCGCGCGGGCCAGAAGGTCGTCGTGTACCACGCGTCCGCCAACCGCGACGAAACGGTCTTCCCCGACCCCGACCGCTTCGACATCACCCGCACCCCCAACGACCACGTCAGCTTCGGGTTCGGCCCCCACTTCTGCCTGGGCGCCCACCTGGCCCGCACCCAGATGCGCGCCGTCTTCCGCGAACTCCTCCCCCACGACATAGAACGCACCGGCCCGCCCGTCCGCCTGGCGTCGAACTTCCAGAACGGCCTCAAACACCTTCCCGTCCGCCTCACATGA
- a CDS encoding PaaI family thioesterase, with amino-acid sequence MTLKAADGQKILRENFAPWVLELGLVVEEVGDGSAVLRLPWSDRLAREGGGLSGQAMMAAADTAVVVAVAGARGGFVPMTTVQLSTSFQRPVVGRDVLVAVTIGKLGRTLAFADVTLTVDGDPAVVARASAVYAIMG; translated from the coding sequence GTGACGTTGAAGGCGGCGGACGGCCAGAAGATCCTGCGCGAGAACTTCGCGCCCTGGGTGCTCGAATTGGGGCTCGTGGTGGAGGAGGTGGGGGACGGGTCGGCGGTGCTCCGGTTGCCGTGGTCCGACCGTCTTGCCCGGGAGGGTGGCGGTCTGTCCGGCCAGGCGATGATGGCGGCGGCCGACACCGCGGTCGTGGTGGCGGTCGCCGGGGCGCGCGGCGGGTTCGTGCCGATGACCACGGTGCAGCTCAGCACGTCCTTCCAGCGGCCCGTGGTGGGAAGGGACGTCCTCGTGGCGGTGACAATCGGCAAGCTGGGACGGACACTGGCGTTCGCGGACGTGACGCTGACCGTGGACGGGGATCCGGCGGTGGTGGCCCGCGCGAGCGCCGTCTACGCGATCATGGGGTGA
- a CDS encoding dienelactone hydrolase family protein yields the protein MRIERVRVADGEFALHVWAPRKRGPGILLVQEIFGVGDYMEAVAEDLVALGYVVAAPDMFWRIEPGWAVAHDEQALPKAMSMVSQFDWEKGPEDLEAALASLRGLPEVDGRAGVLGFCFGGTLAYQLAARAEVDAAVSFYGSGVPGALGMLESVRAPLQLHFGGSDPYISREDVAAVEQAVEGRENVEIHVQEDGGHAFHNRKAPMFYQPGPADRAWRLTEDFLARTLPPGT from the coding sequence ATGCGTATCGAGAGAGTGCGTGTGGCGGACGGGGAGTTCGCCCTCCATGTGTGGGCGCCGCGGAAGCGGGGCCCGGGGATCCTGCTGGTGCAGGAGATCTTCGGGGTCGGCGACTACATGGAGGCGGTGGCGGAGGATCTCGTCGCGCTGGGATACGTCGTGGCGGCGCCCGACATGTTCTGGCGGATCGAGCCGGGATGGGCCGTCGCGCACGATGAGCAGGCCCTGCCCAAGGCGATGTCGATGGTGTCGCAGTTCGACTGGGAGAAGGGCCCGGAGGACCTTGAGGCGGCGCTTGCCTCCCTACGCGGCCTCCCGGAGGTGGACGGACGCGCCGGGGTGCTCGGGTTCTGCTTCGGCGGGACGCTCGCGTACCAGCTGGCGGCGCGGGCCGAGGTGGACGCCGCAGTGTCGTTCTACGGTTCGGGGGTTCCGGGTGCGCTCGGGATGCTCGAAAGTGTCCGGGCACCGTTGCAGCTCCACTTTGGTGGGTCCGACCCTTACATCTCGCGTGAGGATGTCGCGGCGGTGGAGCAGGCGGTCGAAGGGAGGGAGAACGTCGAAATCCACGTCCAGGAGGACGGCGGACATGCGTTCCACAACCGCAAGGCCCCGATGTTCTACCAGCCCGGACCGGCGGACCGGGCTTGGAGGCTCACGGAGGACTTCCTGGCCCGGACCCTTCCTCCTGGCACATGA